In one Alnus glutinosa chromosome 14, dhAlnGlut1.1, whole genome shotgun sequence genomic region, the following are encoded:
- the LOC133857730 gene encoding pentatricopeptide repeat-containing protein At5g04780, mitochondrial-like, whose amino-acid sequence MFHEIAFYLSSLLRNCALLSGISQAKQTHAQILIHGFLSNLTLQTDLLLAYSKCGFLQDARRVFDKMPERNMHSWNIMLASYANNFHYLDAIGVFNEFLEMGLRPDHYTLPPVFKACAGIGDAYLGKMLHGWVVRLGFEEYVVVGSLVLDFYVKCGNLVDARRVFSNMSSRDSAVWNLMIAGFGRAGFYVDALSCFRSMLSEGVSMDSMTIPSILNACGGEGDLMKGKEIHGQVVKSFVFDGDVAINNSLIDMYAKCGRLHDSEKVFRSMHELNLVTWTTMISCYGVHGKGEDSLALFNKMRDCGFKPNCVTLTAVLASCSHSRLIDQARRIFDSISFDYELEPSVEHYACMVDLLGRFGRLEEALELVQNMKLVVTASVWGALLAGCMMHKNVEIGEIAALQLFELEPRNSSNYIALCSIYDSLNIRDRVSLIRAKMRNLGLVKTPGCSWITIAGKSHKFYQGDLSHPETSMVYEMLHMIIKASVFPGDCGLGNCLWVQP is encoded by the coding sequence ATGTTTCACGAAATCGCCTTTTACTTGTCTTCCCTGCTGAGAAACTGCGCTCTACTCTCTGGAATTTCCCAAGCTAAGCAAACCCATGCCCAAATTCTCATCCATGGCTTCCTTTCCAACTTGACCCTTCAAACCGATCTCTTGCTGGCCTACTCTAAATGCGGGTTTCTTCAAGATGCTCGCCGGGTCTTCGACAAAATGCCTGAAAGGAATATGCATTCTTGGAACATAATGCTCGCTTCATATGCgaataattttcattatttgGATGCTATTGGTGTTTTCAATGAGTTTCTGGAGATGGGTCTTCGACCTGATCATTATACGTTGCCTCCAGTGTTTAAGGCATGTGCCGGAATAGGAGATGCTTATCTGGGTAAGATGCTTCATGGCTGGGTGGTTAGGCTTGGGTTTGAGGAATATGTTGTTGTGGGAagtttggttttggatttttatGTGAAATGTGGGAACTTAGTTGATGCAAGGCGTGTATTTTCAAATATGTCGTCTAGAGATTCTGCTGTTTGGAATTTGATGATTGCAGGATTTGGGAGAGCTGGCTTTTATGTGGATGCTTTGAGTTGTTTCAGAAGCATGCTTAGTGAAGGCGTGAGTATGGATTCTATGACGATTCCCAGCATTTTGAATGCTTGCGGAGGGGAAGGAGACTTGATGAAAGGGAAGGAAATTCATGGGCAAGTAGTTAAGAGTTTCGTATTTGATGGAGATGTTGCAATTAATAATTCATTGATTGATATGTACGCAAAGTGTGGACGCTTGCATGACTCAGAAAAGGTTTTCAGGAGCATGCATGAACTAAATTTGGTAACCTGGACTACAATGATATCTTGTTATGGTGTCCATGGGAAAGGAGAGGACTCTTTGGCTTTGTTTAATAAAATGAGAGATTGTGGGTTTAAACCTAACTGTGTCACACTAACAGCAGTTTTGGCTAGCTGCAGCCACTCGCGTCTTATTGATCAAGCTCGAAGGATTTTCGACTCCATAAGTTTTGACTATGAGTTAGAACCCAGTGTAGAGCACTATGCCTGCATGGTGGATCTTTTGGGTCGTTTTGGGCGTCTAGAGGAAGCACTTGAATTGGTACAAAACATGAAGTTAGTGGTAACAGCAAGTGTTTGGGGTGCTCTACTTGCTGGTTGTATGATGCACAAGAATGTTGAAATTGGAGAAATTGCAGCTCTTCAGCTCTTTGAGTTGGAACCTAGAAACTCTAGCAACTACATAGCTTTGTGTAGTATTTATGATTCTCTTAACATACGGGATCGTGTTTCACTAATCAGAGCAAAGATGAGGAATTTGGGTTTGGTTAAAACTCCTGGTTGTAGCTGGATAACAATTGCAGGAAAATCCCACAAGTTCTATCAAGGGGACCTTTCTCATCCTGAAACTTCAATGGTATATGAAATGTTACACATGATAATTAAGGCATCAGTATTTCCTGGTGATTGTGGACTGGGAAACTGCCTTTGGGTACAACCATAG